GCGCGCGCTTCGAGCGCCAGCACCGTCAACAGCAGCCATGCACCGAGCGCGTGAGCGAGTTTGATGCCGATCGCCGGCCACGGCGCTTCATCGCCTTCCGCGAGCAGGCGCAGCGCGAGCAGGTGTGCGACCAGCATCGCAGCCCAGCCCGCGCCCGCGAGCCCGGCGAAAGGCGCATAGCCGGCGTGATAGTCGGCCGCGAGTGCGAACCAACCGAGCGGCGTCAATGCAAGGCACAGGTTTGCCAGCGTGGCCCAGGCCCAGCGGCGTGCCGCGAGCGTCCACAGCATCGCGGTGGCAGCGATCAGGCCCAGCGCTGCGGCGTGCTGCTGCACCGGTACGACGAAGCGTTCGATCTCGGCGAGCCAGGCATAGCCCCACCACAGCGCGCCCCACAGCAGGCCGAGCAGCGAGAGCTTCGGTGCGATGTCGGCAAACTGCGCGTCGCCGCGCTGCTGCAGGCGCCATGCGGCGACCCAGGCCGCGAGCGCGATCACCAGCGGCACCAGGAAACCGGCATGGCGCAGCGGTGAGAGATCCGGGTCGGCATGCAGCGCGACGTTCGGCCACACCTGCATCAGGAAGGCCGCCGCGGCTGCCACCTGCAGCGCGATGCCGAACCACATCGCCACCGCCTGCCGCAGCGAAATCGCGAGCCACAGGATCAGCACGCCGCTGAGCGCCCACACGCCGCTCGCAACCCGCCAGGGCAGCACGAAGAGCACCGCCAGGTTGATGAGTGCGAGGCCGAAGACGAGGAAGAGCCCGACCCCGGCCGACAGCCCCGGCAGCGCATCGGCATTCCGGGTCGTGAGGATCGTGCTGGCGAGCACCGTGAGGCCGATCAGCCCGCACACCACCAGGCCCGACAGCCCGGCCGCGAAGACCTGCGCGCCGTCCGCCGCCGCGCCGTGGTTGTTGGCGAAGAACACGATGCCGGCAGCCACCTGCACCAGCATGCCGGTGAGCAGCGCGGCGCGGTCCGCAAAGCGCAGTGCCGCCCACACCGTGGCGACGCCGGCGATCGCCCAGGCCACCGCGGTGGTGGTGCTGCCGGCGAGCATCGGCGCCAGCAGGTAGGCGAAGACGAGGCCCAGCACCGCGAAGAGCGGCTTGAGGGCGGCGTCGGCGGGCGGGTTGTCGTTCGCAGCCTCGATGCGGGCGACGCGCCAGTTCGACAGCAGCGCGCCGGCCAGCATCAGCGTGCCGAGCCAGGAACCGGCCAGCAGCGAGCCGGGGTCGGCAGTGCCGCTGCCCAGTGTGCGCAGGAAGAACACCGTGGCACCGGCTTGCAGCAGCAGCGCGAAGGCGCGCGCCAGCGTGCGCTGCTGGCGATGGCCGAGCCAGTAGATGCCGGCGCCCTCCACCGCCCACGCGGCGGCGGTCCATTGGTCGTCGAGCGCGAGCGGGATCGCCAGCGACGCGAAGATCACGCCGAGCGCGAGGAAGACTTCCACCAGCAGCAGGTTGCGGATGCGATCGCGGCCGAGCAGCGCGCGTGCCAGGATCAGGTAGAAGGCGCCCAGCGCGAAGGCGCTGAAAGCCATGCCGTATTCGATGTGGCGGATGATCGCCACCTGCAGGCCAAAGCCCAGCAGCGGCACGCCGAACAGCAGGGTGCCGTCGATCGCGTTGGCATGCGCCAGCGCGCCGCGCAGCAGTTCGCCGTGGTCGGCATCGCGGATCGGCGATGTCCATTCGGCCATGCGTCGGCGTGCGAACAGCAGTGCGATCGTCACGTACATCAGGAAGAAGGCGACGAGGAAAGGTTCGGTGCTGGCGAAGAGCTCCGGCTGGTAGCTGCGCAGCCCCCATGCGGTGCCGATCAGGAAGGTGCCGGCAAAACCCACCAGATTGAGTACCCGCCAGGCCTTGAACCAGGCAATGCCCAGCACGCCGGCGTTGAGCAGCAGGAAGTAGGAGAACAGCGCCACATGGCTGCCGCCGCCGGTGGAGGCGAGGATCGGTGCCGCAAAGCCGCCCAGCGTGCCGGCGATTGCCAGCGAGGGCGCGTTCTGCTTTACCGCGAGCAGGCCAGCGAGCGCCGCGACCGCCACCATCAGCACGAAGCCAAACTGCAGCGGGATCAGCGGATGCAGCCGCATCGCCGCGAAGGTGGTGAGGTACATCACCGCCACCGCCGCACCTTGTAGCAACAAGCCGTAAGGCCCGTTGCGCTCGCGCAGCCGCCAGCCGACCACCAGCAGGCCGAGCGCCGTGGCGGCGACGCCGGCGTAGCGGAATTCGATCGGTAGCGTGGTGCGTTCGGCCGCGTAACGCAGCAGGAAGGCCAGCCCGAGGAACAGCAACACGATGCCCATGCGCACCAGCGTGTTGCCACCGAAAAGCCAGGCGCGCGCGGCGTCGAAGGCGCGCTCGACCAGGCCGGGGCCGGACGGCGTGGCTTCGAGCGCTTCTTCGGTCGCCGCGACCGCCTGCTCCGCCTCGCGCTCGACCGGGGCGCGCCGCACCGCAGCAAGTGCCGCATCGACCCGGGCCTGAACCGCCGCATCGTCGGTGGGCGCCGATTGCGCGGTGGCCATCTGCGCTACCGCCGGTGGCATCGCGGGGGCGGCACCTTCGGCGCTTTCCGCGCTCACGCTCGCGGCGGCAGCGGTCTCGGCGCCGGGGACTTCGGCGGGGGGTGCCGCGACCGGCGCTTGGGCAGGTTGCTCCGAGGCGGCCGCGTCCGGCGGCACCGTCTGATCGGTGGTGGCATGTGTGCCGGCGTCGGCGTGCGCGCCCGGTGCGCCTTCCCGCACGGCCTCCAGTGCGACGAAACGCTGGTGGATCGCCAGCGTGACGCGGTCGAAGTGTTCGCGGAAGGCGTCCAGCGCCGTTTCCCGCTCGTCGATGCGCGCGGCCAGGGCCTCGTAGCGCTGCTGCAACTCCAGCACCCGCCCGGCAAGGAAACCCAGTGCCGCCCCGAGCAGGGCACCGACCCATCCGCTTACATCCTGCCACTGCGCTACGACCAAACCTGCAATCAGGCCGACCACAAGCATCATGAAGCTCACGCCATTTCCTCCCGGCAACCGGAACATGCGGCTGACATGCCACAAGGCCGCAGTCTCCCACAGGCGGACGCTGCGGCTTGTGAGGGACCACGCAGTCGGGCACAAACACGCACCCCTGAGGGTCAAGGATCGCAGGCGCAGGCCGATAGTGCAGGTGTTCACTCCCTTTGGCACGACTTGATGATCTGGCGCAAGGCTCTCCTGGTGGCTGTTGTGGCGATCGCCCTGGCGCTGGCGGTTTTCGCACAGCGGCGGCCGACTCCGTCGCCGATCCGCATCGGGGCCCTGCATTCACTCAGTGGCACCATGGCGGCCAGCGAGGCGCCCCTGGTCGACGCGGTGCGCATGGCCGCCGACGAGATCAACGCAGAGGGCGGGGTGCTCGGGCGGCCGCTTCAAGTGGTGGTGGCGGATGGCCGTTCGAACTGGGATCACTTCGCTCGGGAAGCCGAACGCCTGATCAGCCAGGAGCATGTCGATGTGCTGTTCGGCTGCTGGACGTCGGCCTGTCGCAGGGCAGTGAAGCCGGTCGTCGAGCGCCATCGTCACCTCATGCTCTACCCGGTGCAGTACGAAGGGATGGAGCAGTCCCCCAACATCCTGTACACCGGTTCGGCGCCGAATCAGCAGATCGTGCCGGGCACGCACTGGATGCTGCAGCGCTTTGGCACGCGGGTGGTGCTGATCGGCTCGGACTACGTTTTTCCGCGCATCGCCAACCTGATCATCCGCGACCTGGTGGAAGCCCGCGGCGGCGAGATCGTCAGCGAACGCTACCTGCCGCTGGGCGCCCGGGATTTCGCCGAAGTGGTCGACGAAATCGCGGCGGCGCGGCCTGTGGTGGTGCTCAACACGCTTAACGGTGACAGCAACGCCGCCTTTTTTGACGCGCTGGTCCGCGCGGGTCTGGTCGACCAGCCGATCATGTCATTCAGCGTCGCCGAGCCGGAACTCAAGGCTTGGGGTGGCGGGCGCCTGACGCGCCACTACGCCGCCTGGAGCTATTTCCAGTCGCTCCCGACCCCCGCCAACCAGCACTTCGTGGCGGCATGGCAGCAGCGCTTCGGTGCCGATCGGCAGACCAGCGATGCGGTCGAAGCCACCTACATCGGGGTCAAGCTGTGGGCGCAGGCGGTGCGCGATGCCGGCAGCCCGGAGCCGCAGCGCGTCGACCCCGCGCTGTTGCGCCAGACGATTGCCGGTCTCGCCTCGCTGGTCGCGGTCGACGCGCGTACCCGGCATGTGTGGAAGATGGTGCGGGTCGGCCATGCCCGCAGCGACGGCCAGTTCGAACAGGTCTTTGCCTCGGACCAGCCCATCCGCCCCGCGCCTTGGCCCGGCTATCGCTCGACCGAGGAGTGGAAGCGGCGCATCGAAGAGGCTGCGCCGTGAAGGCTTACCGCATCCTGCCGCAGCTGCTGCTCGGCTTTCTGCTGCTGTCGCCCCTGCCGCTGGCCGGATTGGCCTGGTGGTCCAGCGCCGCTTTCGAGCGGACCCTGAGCGACACCGCGGTCACCACGCTCTCGTCACTCGCCGACAAGAAGGCGGACCAGATCAACGCCTACGTCAATGAGCGGGTCAAGGACACCGAGACACTCGCCAAATCACCGACCACCCAGCATGCGCTGAGCATCCTGCCGTCCTTGATCGCCAGCTCCGACGAAGTTCAGTACGGCGTCGACGAGCGCCGCTATCGCGACTATTTCGAGGATGCCTATATCCAGGGAAACGGTTATGACCTGCTGCTGACCGCCAACGATGGCACGGTGGTCTTCTCGATCCTGCACGAGCCGGATTTCGCCAGCAACCTCAACACCGGCCGTTACCGCGACACGATTCTTGCCCGCGCGCACCGTCAGGCGCTGGAACTGCTCGAAACGCAGGTGACACCGGTCGCGGCGTATGCGCCTTCGGGTGACAAACCGTCGGTGTTCGTCGTGTCGCCGGTGATCCGCGACGGCAAAGCGCTTGGCACGGTGGCACTGCAATTGCAGCTGAGCCAGCTGACGGTGGTCACTACCGATGCCACCGGGCTGGGCAAGAGCGGCGAGACCATCATCACGCAGCTCGAAGGCAACGAGGCGCTCTCGGTGACGCCGCTGAAGACCGACCCGGATGCCGCTTTTCGCCTGCGCCGTCCGCTGAGCAAGCTCGGCTCGCCGATGCAGGCGGCGATCCGCGGCGAGCGGGGCAGTGGCATTGGCGCCGATTATCGCGGCACGCCGGTAGTGGCGGCCTGGCGTTATCTGCCGGCCCTGCGCTGGTTCATGGTGGTGAAACAGGACGTGCAGGAGGCCCTCGAACCGGCCCGACGCCTGCGCGAGCGCAGCCTCATCGCGCTGGTGGTGCTGTCCTGCGCCGGTTTCATCGCTGCACTGTTCCTCGCCCGCAGCATCGTGCAGCCGATTACCCGGCTGACCGAGGCGACCGAGCGCATCGCCGATGGCAAGCTCGGCGAACGCGCCCCGATTGCCGGCAGTGCGGAGTTCCGCGTCCTGGGCGAGCGCTTCAACCAGATGGCCGACCGATTGGCCGAGGAACAGGCGCTGCTCGAGCAACGGGTGGCAGAGCGCACCGAGGCGCTGGCGTCGAGCCGCAACCGCTTCGACGACATGGTGCGGCGCATTCCGGTGGGGGTCTATGTGTTCCGCTTCCGGGCCGATGGCGGCATTGCCTTCGACTACGTCAGCCCGCGTTTCTGCGAGCTGATCGGCGTGCCCGAGGCCACCCTGATGCGCGACGCCAGCCAGGCATTTGCGGCGATCCATCCGGATGATCTGCCGGAAGTCGCGCGCCTGAACGACATTGCGGCCCGCACGATGGCGCCGTTTCGCGTCGAGTGCCGTTTCAAGGTCGGTGGCGACAACCGCTGGTTCCGGCTGGCATCCGACGGCATCGAGCTGCCCGAGGGCGGCAGCCTCTGGAATGGCGTGCTGACCGATATCACCGAGAGCAAGCTCGCCGAAGCGGCGATCCAGGAAAGCCAGCAACGGCTGGCGCTCGCGACCCGCGCGGCGGGCATCGGCATCTGGGACTGGGATCTGCGCAACGATGCGCTGTTGTGGGACGACGCGATGTTCCGGCTGTACCACGCGCGACCGGAGGACTTTTCCGGGGCGCTCGATGCCTGGACCTCGCGGGTGCTGCCCGAAGATCTGGCACGCCTGAGGGGCGAACTCGATGCCGCGATCGCTGGCGAAAGCGCCTTTGACACCGAATTCCGGGTACGTGGCCCGGATGGCGAACTCCACTACCTGCGTGCCCTGGCGATGGTAGTGCGCGGCGAAGACAACACCGCCGTGCGCATGGTCGGAACCAACTGGGACATCACCGGGCGCAAACGCGACGAGCTGGCGCTCAAGCAGGCGGCCGACGAGCAGAGCACGATCTTCGAGACCGCGACCCTCGGCATCTGCCTCTTGCGCAACCGGGTCGTCATCAAGTGCAACCGGCGTCTGGAAGAGATGCTGGGCGCCGCGCCCGGTGAGCTGATCGGGCATTCCACCCGCAGCTGGTACCTCGATGAGACGGCCTATATCGCCGGCGGCGAGATCTACGGCGAACTCGCGGCCGGGGGCATCCACCGCCGCGACCAGGTGCTGCAGCGCCGGGATGGGTCCCGCTTCGTCAGCCGGCTGTCCGGCCGTGCGATCGATCCCGACGACCTCTCGCGGGGCGCGGTCTGGACCTTCGACGATGTGACCCAGGAGCGCCAGACCGTCGCTGACCTCGAAGCCGCCCGCCGGGCTGCGGACGCAGCCAGCCAGGCGAAATCGGAGTTCCTGGCGAACATGAGCCACGAGATCCGCACCCCGATGAACGCCGTGCTCGGGCTCACCCAGCTGGTGCTCGACGGCGAACTGGCGCGCGAGCAACGGGAGTATCTGGAAACCGTACTCACCTCGGGGCGGGCGCTGCTCGGCGTGCTCAACGATGTGCTCGACTACTCCAAGGTCGAAGCGGGACGCATCGAGATCGAGCAGGTGCCGATGTCGATCGAAGCGCTGCTGCGCGGCGTGGCCGACCTGTTT
This region of Niveibacterium umoris genomic DNA includes:
- a CDS encoding urea ABC transporter substrate-binding protein codes for the protein MIWRKALLVAVVAIALALAVFAQRRPTPSPIRIGALHSLSGTMAASEAPLVDAVRMAADEINAEGGVLGRPLQVVVADGRSNWDHFAREAERLISQEHVDVLFGCWTSACRRAVKPVVERHRHLMLYPVQYEGMEQSPNILYTGSAPNQQIVPGTHWMLQRFGTRVVLIGSDYVFPRIANLIIRDLVEARGGEIVSERYLPLGARDFAEVVDEIAAARPVVVLNTLNGDSNAAFFDALVRAGLVDQPIMSFSVAEPELKAWGGGRLTRHYAAWSYFQSLPTPANQHFVAAWQQRFGADRQTSDAVEATYIGVKLWAQAVRDAGSPEPQRVDPALLRQTIAGLASLVAVDARTRHVWKMVRVGHARSDGQFEQVFASDQPIRPAPWPGYRSTEEWKRRIEEAAP
- a CDS encoding DUF2339 domain-containing protein, translated to MMLVVGLIAGLVVAQWQDVSGWVGALLGAALGFLAGRVLELQQRYEALAARIDERETALDAFREHFDRVTLAIHQRFVALEAVREGAPGAHADAGTHATTDQTVPPDAAASEQPAQAPVAAPPAEVPGAETAAAASVSAESAEGAAPAMPPAVAQMATAQSAPTDDAAVQARVDAALAAVRRAPVEREAEQAVAATEEALEATPSGPGLVERAFDAARAWLFGGNTLVRMGIVLLFLGLAFLLRYAAERTTLPIEFRYAGVAATALGLLVVGWRLRERNGPYGLLLQGAAVAVMYLTTFAAMRLHPLIPLQFGFVLMVAVAALAGLLAVKQNAPSLAIAGTLGGFAAPILASTGGGSHVALFSYFLLLNAGVLGIAWFKAWRVLNLVGFAGTFLIGTAWGLRSYQPELFASTEPFLVAFFLMYVTIALLFARRRMAEWTSPIRDADHGELLRGALAHANAIDGTLLFGVPLLGFGLQVAIIRHIEYGMAFSAFALGAFYLILARALLGRDRIRNLLLVEVFLALGVIFASLAIPLALDDQWTAAAWAVEGAGIYWLGHRQQRTLARAFALLLQAGATVFFLRTLGSGTADPGSLLAGSWLGTLMLAGALLSNWRVARIEAANDNPPADAALKPLFAVLGLVFAYLLAPMLAGSTTTAVAWAIAGVATVWAALRFADRAALLTGMLVQVAAGIVFFANNHGAAADGAQVFAAGLSGLVVCGLIGLTVLASTILTTRNADALPGLSAGVGLFLVFGLALINLAVLFVLPWRVASGVWALSGVLILWLAISLRQAVAMWFGIALQVAAAAAFLMQVWPNVALHADPDLSPLRHAGFLVPLVIALAAWVAAWRLQQRGDAQFADIAPKLSLLGLLWGALWWGYAWLAEIERFVVPVQQHAAALGLIAATAMLWTLAARRWAWATLANLCLALTPLGWFALAADYHAGYAPFAGLAGAGWAAMLVAHLLALRLLAEGDEAPWPAIGIKLAHALGAWLLLTVLALEARALFAELGDERSAWRWLGWALVPAAYLIFTAREQWPQRWPFGARESTYRTLVATPVGLLMVLWVMAANLHSTGSAAPLPYIPIANPLEIACGIVLLAVWRWLTRVDLADDAQQLLRPSFGAVAFLVYTCGVARVVHHWAGVPFESHALFASMTLQASLSIAWSIAALALMVSGHRAQDRMRWLIGAVLIGVVVAKLFLIELSNTGGLARIVSFIAVGVLLLVVGYFAPLPPRTNESNEEATS
- a CDS encoding response regulator codes for the protein MKAYRILPQLLLGFLLLSPLPLAGLAWWSSAAFERTLSDTAVTTLSSLADKKADQINAYVNERVKDTETLAKSPTTQHALSILPSLIASSDEVQYGVDERRYRDYFEDAYIQGNGYDLLLTANDGTVVFSILHEPDFASNLNTGRYRDTILARAHRQALELLETQVTPVAAYAPSGDKPSVFVVSPVIRDGKALGTVALQLQLSQLTVVTTDATGLGKSGETIITQLEGNEALSVTPLKTDPDAAFRLRRPLSKLGSPMQAAIRGERGSGIGADYRGTPVVAAWRYLPALRWFMVVKQDVQEALEPARRLRERSLIALVVLSCAGFIAALFLARSIVQPITRLTEATERIADGKLGERAPIAGSAEFRVLGERFNQMADRLAEEQALLEQRVAERTEALASSRNRFDDMVRRIPVGVYVFRFRADGGIAFDYVSPRFCELIGVPEATLMRDASQAFAAIHPDDLPEVARLNDIAARTMAPFRVECRFKVGGDNRWFRLASDGIELPEGGSLWNGVLTDITESKLAEAAIQESQQRLALATRAAGIGIWDWDLRNDALLWDDAMFRLYHARPEDFSGALDAWTSRVLPEDLARLRGELDAAIAGESAFDTEFRVRGPDGELHYLRALAMVVRGEDNTAVRMVGTNWDITGRKRDELALKQAADEQSTIFETATLGICLLRNRVVIKCNRRLEEMLGAAPGELIGHSTRSWYLDETAYIAGGEIYGELAAGGIHRRDQVLQRRDGSRFVSRLSGRAIDPDDLSRGAVWTFDDVTQERQTVADLEAARRAADAASQAKSEFLANMSHEIRTPMNAVLGLTQLVLDGELAREQREYLETVLTSGRALLGVLNDVLDYSKVEAGRIEIEQVPMSIEALLRGVADLFAARAEEKRLELFLDVAPGVPTEVEGDPLRLTQVLNNLVGNAIKFTDRGEVAVRVEVAGREGDTVRLRFAVRDTGVGLSGEQAGRLFQAFTQADGSVTRRHGGTGLGLAISRKLVGLMGGEIAVSSALGAGATFSFTVAVRTLGEAVPLPAPLAGSRALIVSAHDTARETVGRWFADAGATVAVAPDAANALRQIESARDNQQPFDLALLDWSLPDPGAAVVAQALRAVESGGAQAPCVLLALVGARERAELSSRAPTLGVSAIAAKPVTASQLFDLIAQARAGAHPKASERLGAKLPHYGATRVLLAEDNLQNQQVAAGLLARRGITVTLAGNGEEALAHARASRFDLILMDLHMPVMDGLQATHAIRQLPGCEQVPVVAMTAAVLPEDRARCVAVGMVDFIPKPVEPAVLDAVLARWLTAEVGEVQNLAPPRTPAAVLPALPGFDLAGAMRRMEGDTALLWRLLQGFADAHAQVVDEIAAVRGAGRREEAIARLHALKGAAANLGAEVLAHAAATYEQALRDGGAIEASAQAFGDALVASLERIRSLSAPAPAAAAPAANALGPLLAALTPYLEGHELVPDALLETLRQRAEYDPARGLLTRLLRQIEHFDADGALATLAQLAATHDLERSA